A window of Phragmites australis chromosome 15, lpPhrAust1.1, whole genome shotgun sequence genomic DNA:
TGCATGTCCTATTTGCCTGTGCGAACTAGAAGATCCCTTTAAGCTTGAATCCTGTGGTCACATATTTTGTTTGGCTTGTTTGGTGGATCAGTGTGAATCTGCCATAAAATCACAAGATGGCTTCCCTCTTTGTTGCCTCAAAAATGGGTGCAgaaagctcctcctcctcgttgaTCTGAGGTCTCTCCTTCCTAATCCTGACAAGCTGGACGAGCTGTTCAGAGCTTCCTTGAATGCATTTGTTGCATCTAGCGCAGGATTATACCGTTTCTGCCCCACACCTGATTGCACATCCATTTACCAAGTGTCTGATGCAGATGCAGAAGGCAAACCTTTTGTCTGTGGGGCTTGCTCTGTGGAGATCTGCACTAAGTGCCATCTCGAATATCATCCTTTCATATCTTGTGAGGCATACAAAGAGTACAAGGAAGACCCAGATGCAACTCTGCGTGAATGGCGCAAAGGGAGGGAGAATGTGAAGAACTGCCCTTCCTGTGGATATACAATTGAGAAAGCTGAAGGTTGCAACCATGTTGAGTGTAGGTGTGGCAGTCACATTTGCTGGGCATGCTTGGAGAACTTCAAGAGCAGCGATGAGTGTTATAGCCATCTCAGGTCTGTGCACCTATCTTATTAGAAAATTATGTAGAATCTAGATGTAAATTTGTACATATCAGCACAAATAATCAGATTTGTGTATAATATGGGAAGCTGATTTCCTTCCAACTATTAACCTAGTCAAAATTGTCTGATTCCATGGGTTCCCATCTCTTTCTGTGTTTATAATATGGTAGatgctttatcctttttttttttttaaaaagtacaATCTTATTCAGAACATTGTCACAGCAAATTATTCTCATGAAGTTGATTCTTGATTTGACCGTTACCACAGCAGATTGTTCTCAGGAAGTAGATCTTTGCACAGAGAAACTTAGTCATGGAAAACACTGTTACAAACATATTGCAGGCAAATAAACGTATGCGAAGGCATGAATCTATAATAAAATGTTTTAAGTTGGGAGCCCTATTAATTTCTTTTGCCGTCTCCATCATGACTATGTGTAGTGAATGAAATGTTGTATTTGTTCTGATTGATACAATATAGTTTCCCTTTGAGTTTCGAGTATCGCAAGCGGACAAATGAATGAAATGTTGTATTTGTTCTGATTGATACAATATGTTTTAACTCAACATTACAGAGTCTGGGATCTCTGTAATATCTTAAGTATGCTGTATTACTCAAAGTATGCCATATTATTCCCGAGTATACTGTATTATTCCAAGCAGCTATATTTCCTGGGTTTTGTCACATTGGACAGATAGATACAGGATAGAAAAGCTACGtgattgtgatttgtgaagtaCCACATTACATCCATATATTGTTGAGACACTTTATTGTGAGCTAGCTGTAAGGTTTTTCATTCAGCAAGTTTCTTATTGTTGAATACATGATTCACGACTGACGCAGTTATCATTAACTCCTGTTTTGAATGAGATTTAAACTGGACTTGCTTTGCACCTATCATTTTGTTGTTATTCATATGACCGCACATAATCCGATTTGGATATTTCTCCTATTCTAACACCCACTTTAATCTTATAATGCTCTATGATTTGGTGGAATGGATGCTTGGACATCGCGGAGTAATACTGTGGCATGCTCAGAACTCTTCATGATTTCCTTGTGATTGTGTACTCATAGAATCATAGTACTGCACTATAGCTTGATTATAGCAGCTCGCTAGTCCAGTTTATGTCCATGTAATTGACACAACCTACGAAATAGATCTTGTCCCGGTTGGGATAGAGTTTTTCCCGGGTTCGATGTGCAATCTACTCTAGCAAGTGAGGAATCACTCAGTATGGCGGGAAGTGCTCGGCAAGGTCACTGTGTTTACTTTTCCTTCGATTTCATTTACTTTTAACCTAACCCAGATGAAGCTTAGATTCTTCTTCTTACTAAATCAATCAAATTGATCCTCGACTGGCACCCTCTGCCTTGCCTGGCGGCATCGCGGTTGGCCACCGACCTCACCCCAATTCGTGAACCTAGACGGCAATGCGACTCAATTCTTCAGGACGGGTATAATTATCCATTCACAAATTACTATAGACAAGTACAAGATACAGACGAAACCACTGCAGCAACTAGTGCAATTCTTCGCTCTAATCGTATCAGGTAATTCCGGGAGGGTCGGCAAGAATGGATGTTTCACCCGTGACACCAGCTAACAAAGGGTAAAACACGACATTGGCTTCGATCAACTTCATTCGGTATTTACACACCCACACACACACCTAGCTGCTCTTGAAGTCCCATCTCTTAATGGATAAGGTTTTTCTCCACTTCTCCAAGAGTATCAACATGCCATGGATACATGAATGCACTTCTTAGTGATGTCCAATGGCAGAAATTCCGATACAAGATATACAAGCACCATGCGAGAACACATTTACACGGGCATATTACATTGAGATGAGGATGAATACACGAGTGATCTTAGGCACCATGGACACCACCAACAGCTTCCTGAAGATGCTTCACAGCGCTGTCGTAGTTCACGAAACCCATGAACCAGAACTCGTGGTTGTCAACTGAGACGACCTGAATGTACCTCTCTGCAGGGTTTTGCTGACTTGCCGTGGGAGTGACTGATCTCAAGTGAAGAAGGGGTAAAACCACCTGTCAATGCGTACAGAACTGATCAGGCGCAGTAGGAACTAGGAAGCACAAGAGCATATATCTTTCAACGGCCATGGTTCAAGGAACTAAACAAAATGCAAACAAGGGCAAATCCATGTTTCCCATGCTTTTGTCAATACTATTAACTTACATCAAGGATGAGACTAACAAATGTAGTATACATATCAAGCTGTAGAGTGTAGACATAGAACTGCAGATAATTACTGTGAAATCAAGTACTTCCAATTTAGCAACCAATTACAGGTCGTGTACTCTACAAGTTCACAGCTAAGTCTATCGCAACAAAGCCCGGAGTTCTAATCAGTGCCTATTACAAAGACATGTGGAATGGCAACGAGTATCCCTCTTTTAGCACAAACCGGAGTACCAAAAAATGAGAAGTGTTCATTGACAATCTATGCTCAATGAAGAATGAAATACTATTGCACACGCTGAAgagggggaaaagaagaagCGGGCACCATACCCTACCTTATAAAAGGATGACGCAGTTTTGTTGTCCTCGGTCACATATGTCACGGGGCTGTCACTGCCAAACGCAACCTTGGCAGTTGATAGGTACAAGATGCCCATGATCGGTCCATGAGATGTCGATAGGTAGCACACATAcaccttcttgagcttctcatcTGGTGAGCACTCAAAAGTCTGCTGAAAAATCTTGTCGTAACCGCCCTCAGATATGACCTTTGATATCTGAGCAATCCTCCCCATTGCAGTATCAGTGATGCTAGGTCCAGTTTTCACTGCAGAGATGCACATGCATGGAAGGCACACAGCCACACCATTAGAAGTCATTTGCATTGCTCATAGCAATGTGAAACAGATGTAGGCATGGAACTTGGAGCATGACTGAACATAGCATACTCGGTATGTGTCACCATGTGTGTGTACTATGCCTTAGAAGTGCCCTAATAAGCAGTAAAGCTATAACCACATGTAGTGTGGCTCTGAGATCAACTCACTAAATGCTGTGGATTTTCATATTGCAAATTGGTGAACCTAAGTATACCAGAATTTTTATGTTCAGTTATTGGTGTTATTGGTTGAATTAAAAATTGTGGGTGGGTTCAATTTACACACTGGCGGGTAATGGGGACCACTCACGGTGCTGCCAGACGTCGCCGGCGATGCCCTCGGTCTTGCGCGCGGCCTCGTTGAACTTCTTCCCCACCATGCCGAACATCTCTATCAAATTCTCCCTAGCGCCTGCGGTGACCAATCCCCAAATGTTgccaaaccaaaaccacaacgATCAGAGCACGAAGCAAGCACCGGAAGGACCTGAGCGGCAAAGAGCATGAGGCGAGGGGGGCAGGTGCTCACTCTTGGCGGGCGGATTGGGCGACGGGGCGGAGAGCACGTAGGGGTTGGTGCCTCCGCCGGAGGCGGCCGGCGGCACGATGGGCGGCGGCGCCATGTCCTCCGGGGACAGGCGCGGGTACGCCGCGTGCTCCAGCGGCGCCGCGTCCGCGGAAGCGGGCGCGTGAGCTTCGGGCTTGGGATCCATGGGCGATCGGGGGTAGGTGTCTCGGTGGGATGCAGAGGAGACTGCCAGGCTGGGGCGAGGTGGGAGATTGATCGGGGAGAATGAATTGACAGTTGAGGGGGACGCAGGGCGCGACACGTGGATGACAGAGTACTGGAGCTAGGGTCAGCGATTAAAATTTCGCCGAAAATTCGGTGAAATTTTACGAATTTTGAGGAACAATACGTAATTGGGGAcgaaaaatgatcaaaatttcggtaaattttcataaattatagttttttttttgctgtgaataaaaaaattgtaaaactaaatTGCGCTACCCCAGTTGACTCGAACGCCGACTTCTGCATTGTGCCCTCGCGTAGGGGTCGTCGTCGAGTCGATCCCGTGGAGCTTGCCCGTCCGGCTCCGAGCGTTTTGCCGTCGGCTGCTGATCATACTGGCAGCCTGAGTAGAGAGTACCTGTGCAATCACGCGAGGCTGCAAGCTTGCAAATGGCAAAAGGTCACAGATCGCATCGCACACGGTAGTGTCGCTCTCGTGTCGAGTTTGCGCAAGAAACTAACAAGATGAACCAATCAGAAATTACAGCAAGATTAACCGGCGAAGGTTCCTTCAAAGGAAAATAAATGAATTAATTCAAGGTGTGCTGAGAAGAAAATGAGAACCTTTTTATTTAAACATCAGATGCAATGTCTCAAAGTTACATCTTACAGACCACACATGGCAACAGTAGCTCAGAAGTAGAATCAAATTTCTCTTTAATTTCTCTTCATACCGACATGAGACTACCAGGTTGAGCCGTGCCCCAGATATACTTTGACAGTCAGTCCCAAAGTGATGTTTTATCCTCATAAGCAAGTCCTCAAAATGGCATGCTGGAGTGCCATGAAGCATGCCAAGCAGGCAAACACCATCTCTGCAGGTCAAAGGCATCAATAGTTGAGAGGTTTCCCTGACACGGAGAGCTCCACTGCTGCCATAACCAGATATGCGACAATATTGACCTTACAACCATGGCTAATGTGGTCATGCAGCCACCACTTATCTGTGAATTTGGTGAAAATGGATGGCCCTTCTCCACCTGGATCAATGAAGTATCCCATCTCGATAACAACATTCCAATGCAATACATCACTGTACAAACTTTTCTAGGAAACTCAAAGAATTTACATCAACCAAAGAGCATAGCAAACATATACTAAGATAAAAATTACATATTGGAGGGGAGAGGGGattgaaaaagaagaagagaactTTCATGTCTTTGTATCAGAGAGAAATCCTACAGAAAGGATGTTTGCATTACCTAGTAAGATACCTAGTAAGATTCTCTAAGATACCTCTCAAATGGTTTGACAGATTAGTTTGCACCAGGCTTCATAATTAGAACAGATGCTCTCGCATGCCGTTGGTGGAAGCTTGCTTAAATGATATAGCCTGCACCTGTACACTGAGAAATGAATAGTATGGTAAGCGATTGTTGCAAGAATCATGAGAAAAGGGGTGCATGACATG
This region includes:
- the LOC133892642 gene encoding GEM-like protein 1 — its product is MDPKPEAHAPASADAAPLEHAAYPRLSPEDMAPPPIVPPAASGGGTNPYVLSAPSPNPPAKSARENLIEMFGMVGKKFNEAARKTEGIAGDVWQHLKTGPSITDTAMGRIAQISKVISEGGYDKIFQQTFECSPDEKLKKVYVCYLSTSHGPIMGILYLSTAKVAFGSDSPVTYVTEDNKTASSFYKVVLPLLHLRSVTPTASQQNPAERYIQVVSVDNHEFWFMGFVNYDSAVKHLQEAVGGVHGA